One Qiania dongpingensis genomic window carries:
- a CDS encoding helix-turn-helix domain-containing protein: MGIGSRLSELMRHRGTNANELAQKIGVAPTTIYSMIKRDSKKADIEVLIKIARELQVDAEYFCNGTPSASAPAAPSYEDMEELIARNGKNLSAEEKIKLIKLLSELE, translated from the coding sequence ATGGGAATCGGATCCAGACTGAGTGAATTGATGAGACACAGGGGCACCAATGCAAACGAACTGGCTCAGAAAATCGGCGTCGCGCCTACGACTATCTATTCCATGATAAAAAGAGACAGCAAAAAGGCCGATATAGAAGTGCTGATAAAAATTGCGCGGGAGCTGCAGGTCGACGCAGAATATTTCTGCAACGGCACCCCCTCTGCTTCTGCTCCAGCCGCTCCGTCTTATGAAGACATGGAGGAGCTGATCGCGCGGAACGGAAAAAATCTGTCTGCTGAGGAAAAAATAAAGCTGATCAAGCTTTTGTCAGAATTGGAATAA
- a CDS encoding ImmA/IrrE family metallo-endopeptidase, whose amino-acid sequence MEYDLIEQKILETYRTLNICSFPIDCFEVLKKYGFRICSYQDMGRKNPELYQMALRYSEDAFRFKKRIFYNQDVPDRRIRFSLAHEFAHCVLNHRGENPKQELEANCFAGRFLAPAMAIHYTHCRNARDVSNVFDISLEAAGYAYRNYQSWIRTAARRMSAYDKAMYEHFYDTKKKKFICRRSSSFPWGEEFSLENHMVLGEDV is encoded by the coding sequence ATGGAATATGATCTGATCGAACAAAAAATCCTGGAAACTTATCGTACCCTAAATATCTGCAGCTTCCCTATAGACTGCTTTGAGGTGCTGAAAAAATATGGCTTCCGGATCTGCTCCTATCAAGACATGGGGCGAAAGAATCCGGAGCTTTATCAAATGGCTCTCAGGTATTCGGAAGATGCCTTTCGTTTTAAAAAACGTATCTTCTATAACCAGGATGTTCCCGACAGGCGAATCCGTTTTTCTCTCGCCCATGAATTCGCACACTGCGTCTTAAACCATCGGGGTGAAAATCCAAAACAGGAACTGGAGGCAAATTGTTTCGCCGGACGTTTCCTGGCCCCCGCCATGGCCATTCACTATACTCACTGCCGAAATGCAAGAGACGTATCCAACGTTTTTGATATCTCCCTGGAAGCCGCCGGATATGCATACCGGAATTATCAGTCATGGATACGTACTGCCGCCCGAAGAATGAGCGCTTACGACAAAGCCATGTACGAGCATTTTTATGACACGAAGAAAAAGAAATTTATCTGCCGCAGATCTTCTTCTTTTCCCTGGGGCGAAGAATTCTCTTTGGAAAACCATATGGTCCTGGGTGAGGACGTATGA